In Terriglobus aquaticus, the genomic window TTGGAGGTGTACTCCAGCGGCAGCGCAGAACAGGTGCACTCGACCGATACATTGAGCATCTCTGCGGCTAACGCGATCACCGCGGCAAACGGTTCCAGCAAGGCGAGCTACCAGAGCTCGAACTCGTTGGGCGAGTGCTACAGCCGCGTGATCACCGCAGCCAATCGCGTACTGACCTCGGTCAAAGACGGCGACGGCTGCTCAACTGAGAAGTAGTGTCTTCTACGCTTCATCTACAAAGAGGGGAGCCTTCGGGCTTCCCTCCTTTCTTCGCTCAGGCTAGCTGCGCCAATGCAGCTCTACCGGTTCGCGCAGCGGGTGTTCGCCCTGCCCGGTCAGCCGCCGCTGCTTCAGCGCGAAATACCACTTGGCCGGCTTGTCCGCGTCATCGATCAGCATCATCGCGGGACGGAAGCGCAGGCCCTCCGCCTGCTGGATCATCGTCTCCTGGTCCTGCCGCACGAAGCGCGCGCCGAAGAACTTCGCGATCTGTGGCACCAGCGGAACGTTGTAGAAGACGTTCCAGCAGGCGACCACGTCGATGCGGCACGACGACGGCGTGACCGGTGTAATGGTCGTGAGCGAAGCAAACCACTTGCCGTTCTCCCCGTGCCCGGCGCGGATCACTTCGTAGCGGCGGTTGGGCAGCGTGAAGTCGATGGTGGTCTCGATTTTTTCGCCGTAGACGCCCAGCAGCTTATACGGCGCGGAGTTCGCGGAAGGCGCGTGCGAACTCATGCGAAAGCCGTCCGGTAGGGGTTCGAATCGCTTGGTCTTCTCGTGAATGCTGGCCGCGGAGCGCCACCACCAGGCGCGATGCACGAACGGGCCATGCGCCGGGTCCATGAGCCCGATGATGCCGTGGTCCACATTGCAGGGCAGGTCGGCGGAGAGGTGCGCAGTTCGGAACTGCGCGGAGAACTTCGGCACCTGCGGCAAGGGCGGCAGCGCCGTCTCTGCCGTGATGCGGCCCATGCCAGCTTCGGGGACGTAGACCCAGGCGAAGCCGTCGGCCTCGCGGCAGGGAAAGGCGCCGGCGTAGATCTTGGTGGGCTGCAGCGTGTCGATCTGCGTAAGAGACGGAATCTCGGTGCACTGGCCGCTGCAGGGCTCGAACTTCCAGCCGTGATACCGGCACTGCACGGTGTCGCCGTCGAACCAGCCGGCGGAGAGCGGGATGCCGCGGTGGGGGCACAGGTCGCGCATGGCGAACAGAGCACCGTCGCGCTTGCGGCCAACGACCAGCGGAATGCCGAGCAGCAGCGTAGTGGTCATGCTGCCGGGACGCAACTCGCTCGTGCGCACGGCGGGGTACCACTCGCCGAAGATCAGGTCCGTGGCGGGCTGGTTCCCTGCTTCCGGTTTGTCGTTGCGCAGTCGCATGCGGCCCCTTCAGGATACGGCTGCGGATGGCGGGTTGCGGCGCCGCGTACGATGAAGCTGCAATGCACGGCATTCCGCAGCGGCCACGCAAAACGCTCCACATCCTCGGCTGGCTCTGGTTTGCCTTCTACTGCACCTTTGCGCTGATCAGCCCGCCGCTGCTGGACGACGCCGACTCCGTGCACGCCGAGGTGGCGCGCGAGATGATCGTGCGGCACGACTACGTGACGCTGTACGCCAACGGCATCCGCTACCTGGAGAAGGCTCCGCTGCTGTACTGGAGCATGGCGGCCAGCATGCGGCTG contains:
- a CDS encoding Rieske 2Fe-2S domain-containing protein codes for the protein MRLRNDKPEAGNQPATDLIFGEWYPAVRTSELRPGSMTTTLLLGIPLVVGRKRDGALFAMRDLCPHRGIPLSAGWFDGDTVQCRYHGWKFEPCSGQCTEIPSLTQIDTLQPTKIYAGAFPCREADGFAWVYVPEAGMGRITAETALPPLPQVPKFSAQFRTAHLSADLPCNVDHGIIGLMDPAHGPFVHRAWWWRSAASIHEKTKRFEPLPDGFRMSSHAPSANSAPYKLLGVYGEKIETTIDFTLPNRRYEVIRAGHGENGKWFASLTTITPVTPSSCRIDVVACWNVFYNVPLVPQIAKFFGARFVRQDQETMIQQAEGLRFRPAMMLIDDADKPAKWYFALKQRRLTGQGEHPLREPVELHWRS